From the Synechococcus sp. HK01-R genome, one window contains:
- a CDS encoding arginine repressor has product MPEPLSISEHWGELAEDRTDQAPLISLSTALETSWLRQGIRRDAFLGELLKGLHQRRLVPLLAMLPRGWRLAPAALPERLQGIGSLLEQGLVSPLLLGALADDLQHLIPHPQEHDSHLDGLDRWCARDISTPAGVPLPLPQSLQGWQDLARQLDEGDQDSGAESLAGPLPEPSFGSLGAGLVWRNHGLQALQNGRCRSANRVMAQVFNALGANGLPNRSGAASEPYQFEGMDRPRQLVAWLQQHGWHCRGRIRASVASFGLGASCPSESGVWQQVPLAVPYRTGLMRHGLEIESLLPHCSLELELQAPEGEAPVLMQYYQGTEGLNGWAPLNDLERPWQNDRQNGTVAYPGEAFEDDQLGLALDLCDLMAAVHNSTASDGQLRFGGYGALGFCIDSTALLEQAMTGRSNLFPLTLGGLWRERLGLQLEKLLDAGLRPGQQGDQEDVVSRYRQALEQLPQDLSVQGEACIRAEARLIRCQPRHSPFLSIRRLNGELM; this is encoded by the coding sequence ATGCCTGAACCCCTCTCCATCTCGGAGCACTGGGGTGAGCTGGCCGAGGACCGGACTGATCAGGCCCCTCTGATCAGCCTCAGTACCGCGCTCGAGACCAGCTGGTTGCGGCAGGGCATCCGCCGCGATGCGTTTCTCGGGGAGCTTCTCAAAGGTCTGCATCAGCGCCGTCTGGTGCCACTGCTGGCGATGCTTCCCCGTGGCTGGCGCCTTGCCCCGGCTGCCCTGCCCGAGCGCCTGCAGGGAATTGGCTCCCTACTCGAGCAGGGACTGGTGAGTCCGCTGCTGCTGGGGGCCCTCGCCGATGATCTGCAACATCTGATTCCGCACCCCCAGGAGCACGATTCCCATCTGGATGGGCTCGATCGCTGGTGCGCCCGCGACATCAGCACGCCGGCCGGCGTGCCGCTGCCTCTACCGCAATCCCTTCAGGGATGGCAGGACCTAGCCAGACAATTGGATGAAGGGGATCAGGACTCTGGGGCTGAATCCCTCGCGGGTCCCCTCCCTGAGCCAAGTTTCGGATCCCTGGGTGCGGGCCTGGTCTGGCGGAACCATGGCCTTCAAGCCCTGCAGAACGGTCGCTGCCGCTCAGCCAACCGGGTGATGGCGCAGGTCTTCAATGCTCTTGGTGCCAACGGCTTACCCAACCGCTCCGGTGCCGCGTCCGAGCCCTACCAGTTCGAGGGTATGGATCGACCGAGACAGCTGGTGGCTTGGCTCCAGCAGCATGGATGGCACTGCCGCGGCCGCATCCGGGCCAGTGTGGCCAGCTTCGGCCTCGGTGCCAGTTGCCCCTCGGAGAGCGGCGTCTGGCAGCAAGTCCCCCTGGCGGTGCCCTACCGAACCGGGCTGATGCGCCACGGCCTCGAGATCGAATCGTTACTCCCCCATTGCAGCCTCGAACTGGAGCTGCAAGCACCGGAGGGGGAGGCTCCGGTGCTGATGCAGTACTACCAGGGCACTGAGGGGCTGAATGGCTGGGCGCCCCTCAATGATCTCGAGCGGCCCTGGCAAAACGATCGTCAAAACGGCACCGTTGCCTACCCGGGGGAGGCGTTTGAAGACGATCAGCTTGGCCTGGCCCTTGATCTCTGTGATCTGATGGCCGCGGTGCACAACAGCACAGCCTCGGACGGCCAGCTCCGCTTCGGCGGTTATGGAGCCCTTGGATTCTGCATTGACTCCACCGCGCTCCTCGAACAGGCGATGACGGGGCGCAGCAATCTCTTTCCCCTCACCCTTGGTGGGCTGTGGCGGGAACGACTCGGACTTCAACTTGAAAAGCTGCTCGACGCCGGCCTACGCCCCGGACAGCAGGGAGACCAGGAGGATGTCGTTTCGCGCTACCGCCAGGCCCTCGAGCAACTGCCCCAGGACCTGAGTGTTCAGGGTGAAGCCTGCATACGAGCCGAAGCACGGCTCATTCGCTGCCAGCCCCGTCACAGCCCCTTCCTGAGCATTCGGCGACTCAATGGCGAATTGATGTAG